From the genome of uncultured Methanobacterium sp.:
TGGTGGGTGAAATCCATGGAATGTCCCAGAGAGGGGGTGTGGTGTCCACCCAGATGAAGATTGGAGATTCAAGGAGTCCGATCATTGAGGAAGGAAAAGCAGACCTTCTACTAGCATTTGAACCACTGGAAGCACTAAGGGCAGTTAAAATGATAAATAAAGAAAGTTACGTGGTTACTAATACTTCATCAATTTATCCATTTAACATCCGGCAAAGTGAACATCCTTACCCTGAACTATCCACCCTACTGGATGAACTGGGGTCCCATGCAAATAAGGTTATTGCCCTGGATGCTGATGGGATAGCCAAGGAAGCGGGTCACATCCTGTCATTGAACATGGTAATGTTAGGTGCTGCAGCAGCGGTTCCAGGATTCCCAGTGGATAAGCAGATCATAATAGAATCAATGAAGAATAATTTACCTGAGAAGAGTATTCCCATAAATTTGAAGGCATTTGAGGAGGGATTCAGGGTTTGTTCTTCCAACATTTAAGCAGGGTTAAATTATATTCACTGAAAATATTTTGTTTTAATATTTTTTTTATTTTCTTAAAAATTAAAAATTAGTGGAAAAATACAATTCATAATAATCAGATATAAAAATCATAATAATAAGATATTTATTATAATCTGATGATCAGTGGGGGAATTGGATATGGGTTCATTTAATGAATGTATGCAGGAATATAGAAAACAGTTAGAGAAAGGTTGTATTCAGGAGGCGTATGGTGGATTAATGGGATATATAATGGATTTGAGAGTTTATTTTAAAAATAAATATCCCCAATATTTTGTGTCAGGCATTTATCAGGGCTACATGGATATGACCTATTTTTCTTTCTCCCCAGAATCATTAAAAAGCCGAAAATTGAAAATTGCCATAGTTTTCATTCATGAAACATTCAGATTTGAAGTTTGGTTAGCAGGATACAATAAAAAAGTTCAAAACAAATACTGGAAACTGTTTAAAGAAATGGATTGTGATAAATACCATATTCCACCTACTACAAAAGGTGTGGACTCTATTATGGAGCTTATTTTAGTTAAAAATCCAGATTTCAGTGATTTAGATAGTTTAACAAAGCAAATAGAGACTGGAACATTGGAATTTATTAATGATGTTGAGAAGTTCTTATTACAATAGATAGTATATGAAGGACATTATATGGGAAATTCAAATTAGAAATTATATATGAAATTCAAATTAGAAATTGCGACTAAAAAACTGACAAAATAAAAATGAATAAAAATAATGTTATGTTTACCAGTTGTAAACATCTTCTGGGGGGATCACGATTGCCCCACCCTTTTTAAGGACTTCTATCCCTGCATCAATATCCTCTGGATGGAGCAGGACAATGGCTCTTTCTTCTTTTTCATCCACAAAGGCGTAAAGATAATCCAGGTTTATGTTTGAGTCGTCCAGTATTCCCAGGATGGTGCCCAGTCCTCCTGGCTGGTCTGACATCTGCACGGCAATAACGTAGCCCATCTTAACTACGAAGTTGTTTTCCTCCAGGATTTCTTTGGCCTTATAAGGTTCAGGTACAATCAATCTTAAAATACCGAAGTCTGAGGTGTCAGCAATGGACAGTGCCCTGATATTGAACCCTGCATCGGCCAGAACATCCAGCGCATTCCTCATTCTACCTTTCTTATTTTCCAGGAATATTGATAACTGTTCTATTTTCACTTCTAATTCCCCCTTATAATATCTCATATCATTTTTAATCTATTTTTATAGGATACTTCACCAAATTATGCTTGGTTTTCAGTAGATTCGAATTTTAAAGTTCAAATTCCTTTTTTTTTAAAATCATTTATTTAATCCACGTTTATCAATAACCCTGACTGCTTTTCCTTCACTTCGAGGTAGTGTTCTTGGTTCTACCAGGGTTACAGTAACTCTCAAACCAATCTCATTGTGGATGAAGTTTTCTATTTTCTTCTTTATCCCCACTAACTCCTTCACCTCATCAGAGAAAAGTTCCGGTGATGTTTCCACCTGTACTTCCATTTCATCCAGGTGCTGGGGTCGGGTGACAATGATCTGATAATGGGGTTCAATACCATCCATCTTCAGTAAAGCTTTTTCGATCTGGGATGGGAAAACTGCCACTCCACGGATCTTGAGCATGTCATCGGTTCTTCCGGTTATACGGTCCATTTTAATCATGGTCCTGCCACAGGAACAGGTTTCTCTTCTGAGACTGGTAACATCCTTGGTTCTAAAACGAATAATGGGCATTCCCTGCCTGGTCAGGTTGGTCAGGACCAGTTCTCCCTTCTCGCCTTCTTCCAGTACTTCCTGGGTTTCGGAATCAATGATCTCCGGGTAAAAATGATCCTCCATAACATGCAGGCCATCCTGTTGGGGGCATTCTAGAGCTATTCCTGGCCCCATTATCTCTGTGAGACCGTAAATATTATATGCTGGTGCATTGAAGCGTTTTTGGATCTCCTGGCGCATCTCTTCAGTCCACATCTCTGCTCCAAAACCAATGGATTTTAATTTCATATCCTCACTTTTAAGTCCTTCTTCTTCGGCTACCTCTGCCAGGTAAAGTCCGTAGGAAGGAGTGACTATTAGAACCGTAGTTCCAAAGTCCTTCATTATCTCGATCTGTCTACGGGTTTGTCCGGTTGAAATGGGTATAACTGTGGCCCCTATCTTCTGGGCACCGTAGTGCACCCCAAAACCACCGGTAAAAAGACCGTAACCATGGGTGTTCTGGATAAGATCATCATCATCAACTCCGAACATGGTTAAACCCCTGGCCATTATTTCGCTCCAAGTATCCAGATCTTCCCGGGTATAACCCGAAACAGTGGGTTTTCCAGTGGTTCCTGATGATGTGTGAACTTCCACAATCTCCCGTCTTGGAACTGCAAACATTCCAAAGGGATAGGCAGCACGAAGATCGTCTTTAGTGGTTAAAGGTAATTTTTGGATGTCTTCCAGGGTTTCAATGTCCTCTGGTTTAATACCTGCCTCATCAAAACGTTTTTTATAATAGGGAACATTCTCGTAGGCCCGTTTTGCAACATCCTTTAATTGTTTAAGCTGCAGTTTCTTCATTTCATCTCTAGATATGCACTCTACTTTTTCATTCCAGATCATTTCAAATCCACCGGCCATTATCTCTTATTTTTATTAAAATCAATTTTAAATACTTTAATCAAATTTTTTTAATTATTATAACCTTTTATTTAATCTAATTAATTTTCGTATAAACCCATTTGTCCATTAAATTACTTTTCAGGTTTATTTATCACGTGAGGTTACCCGTTCACGTGGAAACTGTTTATAACTTTATCCATTTCGTTTTTATAGTCGAGGAGGGCTTGGTCAAAGACAAAGATCACAAAATAGGCGGTATTGTTTTTCTGGAAAGCTATACCTCTGGTGGTGAAAACCTTATCTTTGGGCTTGTAATTGGCTTCCAGTTCATAGGCAGTGATGTTGTCAATGGTAAGGTCACCTTCATAGTAGATCATGCCATTTTTTAAAATGTTTGAACGCCACTCAGAAACCCGGTATGTGAAATTTTGTGTTCCCAAGTCTTCTTTAAATACAGAAAAACTGTTATTCTCATCATGAGTAACTGTAACCACCATAGAAGATTGGTTTGTAACATTAGTAATATTCCAACCTTCAGGATAATCAAATGAAATGTTACCATTGTCAAAATGGTTTTTAAGAGTCTGGGTGGTGTTATTACTGCTCTGGTTAGTGATGGCTTTATGATCACCCATAAACCACATTGCAGTGGTAACCACTAGGATAATTAAAATAATAATGCCAATAATGCTTAAAATAGATCTTTTCCTCAGTATTTTAGGGATGGTTTTTTTCAAATTATTAGAATTGAGTTTTTCCTCTGATTCAGTGCGTGGTACTCTGAGCCGGGTAGGGCCATCATTTCCCTGTTTATCATCACTATTTTTTTGGGATTTAAGGGAATTAACCTTACTGGAAAAGGAATTTTCTCCATTTTTCAGTTTTAAAGAGCCAATTTTTTCTTTAATATCTGCACTGGCTTTTCCCAATTTGGATGTTGAATCCTTTTTCTTGGTATTGTTTCCTGGTTTTCTTAATCGAGGAGGACCATCTTCGCTCAATTATTTCACTACCCTTTTTTCTATTCTATTCATTCATTAATCTAAAAGATAATTTAACCCTATCTATTTTAACTCTATTTATCTGGGGCATTAATGGGTTTTTATTGTTAACATTATTTAAATTTTGATAAATGGGTATAAGCTTCATGTTTTAAGCATACATTTGATATAATTACGTGGATTGATAATAACCTTATTTATAAAAGTTTATATATTGTTGCCAGAGATTCAATAATCATTAATAATAATGATAAAATTATTCAAACTTAGGTTGTGATTTAAGTGGATTTAATGATATTAAGTATTGTTGTTTTGATATTTCTCCTGATAAACGGGTATGTTGGTTATGTTGCCTGGCGTAGAACTAAGAGTGCGGATGATTATCTTGTTGCAGGGAGGGAAACACATCCCTTCATCATGGCCCTGAGTTATGGGGCCACATTCATCAGTACCGCAGCTATTGTGGGATTTGGAGGGGTTGCTGCCAATTATGGTATGGGTATCCTTTGGCTGGTGTTTTTAAACATCATCGTTGGGATATTCATTGCTTTTGTGTTCTTTGGAAAACGAACCCGAAAAATGGGTCATAATCTAGGTGCTTTAACCTTCCCCGAGTTTTTATCAAGGCGTTTTGACAGTAGATTTATCCAGTACTTTTCGGGTGCTGTTATTTTTATTGGAATGCCATTATACGCGTCGGTTGTACTTGTGGGAATGGCCCGGTTTGTGGAAACAACTTTGGGTGTGGATTACAATATAGCTTTAGTTGTAATGGCGGTCATAGTAGCGGTATACGTTATTTTCGGTGGGATCAAGGGTGTGATGTACACCGATGCCCTGCAAGGTAGTATAATGTTTTTTGGAATGATATTCCTTCTCATAGCAATTTACTGGATCCTGGGTGGAGTAACTGATGCCAATCAGGCACTCACCAATCTGGTGAATGTTGTTCCCCAGAAGGCAACTGCAGCAGCTACCGCAACCGGGTTCACTGGCTGGACATCCATGCCATCTCTTGGAAGCCCATTCTGGTGGACCTTAGTCTCAAGTTTGATCCTGGGAGTGGGTATAGGAGTTCTATCCCAGCCCCAGTTAGTGGTGCGGTTCATGACTGTTAAATCAAATAAGGAGTTAAACCGGGGAGTTCTGATCGGGGGAGTATTCATATTTGTAATGACCTTCGGGGCCTACGTGGTAGGAGCACTTTCCAATGTCTACTTCTTCCAGACAACTGGACAGACTGCGGTTCAAGCAGCAGGAGGTAATCTGGATAAGGTTATACCTGCATTCATAGCTGCGGCCATGCCTCTATGGTTTGCATATCTATTTATGGTTGCACTCCTATCTGCTGCCATGTCCACTCTTTCTGCACAGTTCCATGTCCAGGGAACTGCCCTGGGAAGGGACATATATGAGACTTTGGTACGTAAAACTGGAGGATCATCAGTAAGAATGGCCAGGATAGGGATAGTAATTGCAGTTGTCATTGCAGTAATTCTTGGATTCATACTACCTGCCAGTATAGTAGCCCTGGGAACTGCCCTGTGGTTCGGTATCACTGCTGCAGCATTCCTGGCAATTTATGTGGCAGCACTGTACTGGAGGCGAGCCACCAAAGAAGGTGCAATTGCAGGACTAGTTTGTGGTGCGGTAACCAGTTTGATATGGTTGTTGTTCGGCTTTAAAAAAACAGCAGAACCATTGGGAATGTCCAATGCTTTAATGGGACAGTCAACTATTATTACCTCTTTACCCTGGCCAACTGTGGATCCCATGATCGTGGCCCTTCCAGTGGCAATTATTGTTACTATTGTGGTCAGTCTGCTTACCAAACCCCCTGAAAAGGAGTTCCTGGATAAGTGCTTTGAGGGAGTGGACCAGTCCCGGGGAAAATAATCCCCTTGATTTTATCCCCTCTAATCCTTTTTGAAAAATACTTTTAGAAAAATAAACTGTTTGAAATGATTAAGCCTAAAATGGAGTCTAATTGATTTCAATGAAACTTGGAAATTATCAGTATGAAAAAACCAGTCAACTAAGTTGGGTAGAAGTATTCCAAAATCCGTGTCCTATCAGTGTTCACACTTTCCAGACCGGATCCGTGATTATCAACCTGAAAGGCACTTTAAATCCAGACCACCCCCGTGCTAGGGATGTTGAAGAACAGGAAATGGAGGTTCCCATACTGGCTCACTGGGTACACCACCAGGAAAAGGGTGACTTCTTACTGGATGTGGGGCTTGATTCGTCCTACTTTAACGATCCCTGTGGAGGATTAGAGGGAACTGCTGTTGATGAATACTTGCAGGAAGAAAATGAGGATATTGCCTACCATCTTGAAAAAAGAGGGATTAACCTTGAAATAGTGTTTTTAAGCCATTTACATTCTGACCATGCAGCAGGGGTGAGAGAACTTCCTAAAAATATTCCCTATGTAACTGGTAAGGGTGAGTATAATGAGTACCAGCCAGAAGTCCATGGTGACTTTTTAGAAGGTTTAGACGAGTTATTTGAAATTGATTATTCTAAGGCACAGAATATGCCCTTTTTAGGACCCAGTGTGGATCTTTTGGGTGATGGATCACTATGGGCAATCCATACTCCTGGACACACCCCTGGACACAGTTCTTTCCTTGTAAATGGGATGGAGGGCCCTATTCTCATGGCAATGGATGCTGCATTTATCCGTGAGAATCTCAAACTTGGTGTTGCTCCCAGTGACTACACCTGGAATAAGGAGGTGGCTCAGGAAACCCTGGAGAAGATTTTAACGTTTTTAAGATTGTATCCTCAGGTTAGGGTGGGTGCTGGCCATGAAATATAAAAAAATCACATATTGCTTTAATTAAAGACTTTTTTGTTAATTTATTTTATTAAATTGAATTATTTAATTGGATAACGTATTATTTTAAGTCCTTTTTTATTCTGAAAGTAATGATCCCACATAATCCCATAACTATAAATACAACTAAAATTATAACTGACTGACAATCAGTCAATAAATGAAATATTAAAACACAATATGATGTGTTTGATTACAGATTAGGAGGATATCCATGAGTGATCATGAAAACAAGAATGAATATGCAATACAAACCTTTGGTCTAACTAAAAGCTTTGGAAATCGCAAAGCAGTAGATAAAATCAATCTCGTAGTGAAAAAAGGAGATATTTTTTCTCTTCTTGGACCAAATGGCGCAGGTAAAACCACTACAATAAAAATGCTTACTGGTGTTCTCAAACCGACAGTTGGAACAGCAAAAATTATGGATTATGATATAACGAGAGATCTGTCAGAAGTTAAAGGAATAATCGATATTTCACCCCAGGAAACTGCTATTGCAGGTCATTTAACTGCTTGGGAAAATCTTATATTAATGGGTGGAATAAATGGCTTGAAAAAGGAAGATACGGAAAAAAGGGCTAAAAAATTAATAAAATTAATGGGACTTACTGAAAGGGCGAATGAACAGGTGCAGAAATTTTCAGGGGGAATGCAACGTAGATTAAGCATAGCAATGGCTTTGATTTCTGATCCTCCAGTACTTTTTCTTGATGAACCCACTTTGGGTTTAGATCCTCAGGCTCGAAGGGTTATCTGGGAGCAGATCGAGCAGTTGAAGGGGAAAAAAACAATCATATTAACCACACATTATCTTGAAGAAGCAGATGCTCTTGCTGACAGGGTTGCAATAATTAGCCAAGGCAACATTATTGCAGAGGGAACGCCGCAAGAACTTAAGAAAAACATATATGGGCTACAGACCATGATAATTAAGGGACAAAACCTTTCCTCTTTGGATATCGATGGATTAAAAGAGGTATATCCTCATATTACAAAAATAGATGGTGGAATCAAGATAGAAGCACAGGAATTAATTTTTGATGAGATAGTTGATTATTTACGTTCTAGAGGAGTGAAAATTAACTGGCTTTCCATGAAAGAACCTTCTTTAGATGATGTTTTCCTTACTCTTACCGGAGAGGAGGTGAACTAATGCGATTTTTAAGTCTTGCTAGTCGAAATCTTAAAGAAATATACCGTGATCCACTCGCCATTGCATGGGGTATGGTTTTTCCTGCTGTTTTAATGCCTGCTATTATTTCCATAGGTAAAAATGCCCCTCTGGAAATTTTTACAGCCAATGCATTAACACCTGCAGTGGCGGTATTTAGTTTTGGTTTTTTAACTTTGTTTTCAGCTATAATTTTAGCAAAAGATCGTGAAAGTGCATTTTTAACCAGACTTTTGACCACACCACTCACAGCAACAGATTTCATATTAGCATACACTTCTGCCGTTTTTGCCAATAGCAATACTCCAAATTATAATCTGTTTTGTAGTGGGGAGCTTTTATGGAGTTACAATTAATTCAACCATTTTATTAACTCTGATAATTCTTTTTACCATGGCAGTTGGATGTATTAGTTTGGGAATGATATTGGGATCTCTTTTCACGGAAAAACAGGCTCCAGGGGTGAGTTCAATAGTCATAGTTATAATATCCATATTAGGTGGATGTTGGATGGATTTAAAGGCAATTGGTGGTGTATTTGAAACAATTGGATATTCACTTCCTTTTGCACATGCTATTGATGCTGCAAGGGCTGTTTTGAATGGATCTAGCGCGAGTGGTATTGTTACAGATTTCTATTGGGTTCTTGGTTATACTCTGGTATTTTTCGTTGCAGGTATTTTCTGTTTCAGGTGGAGAACAAAGGGATAATTCATAGTTCCCACATACAAAATATAATATGTTTTGGTTAATTTGGGGACTATTATGAGAGTGACAAAGGATCCTGAAATAAGGCGCAAAGAGTTAATGGATGCAGCAGAGGAATTATTCCTTGAAAATGGGTACGAAGAGACTGCAGTATCTCATATAGTTAAAAAAGCAGGCGTAGCGCAAGGTACGTTCTATTATTATTTCAAATCCAAAGAAGCAATACTGGATGCAATCACTGATAAATACCTTGATATTCTTATTGAAAACATGGAAAATATTGCCGATCAGGAGAATTTAAATAGTATAGAGAAATTAATGGCAATATTTGAATTTACTTCATCATTTACAGGAGATCGTAAGGGAATAATGGACTTTATTGAGGGAGGAAGGTGCGCTCACTTACAAATTAAGTTCAATGAAAGGATGTCTTCTGGGACTATTGAATCCACTGCACTTGTAATTCAACAGGGTATTGATGAAGGTGTTTTTAATACTGAATACCTTGAAGAAGCTGCTCGAGCGTATATAGGAGTAACAGCTTTAATTCTCCAGGGAGTAAGTGATCTTGATCCTAAATCACCTGAATTTATGAGAAGATTAATGGCACTGTTCTATTTTATGGAGCGAATTTTGGGTGCAGAAAAAGGCATTATCGCCAATGCTTTCATGGAAATGGCCACCAATAAATGATATCGGAGGATTATTAATGGACAAAATTGGGTTTAAATTTCCAGTAGGATCATGAGTTCCACAAAGATCATATTATGAAAATAATTAAGTAAGATGAATAAAAAGAATTTATTAGTTTTCTGTGCGGAATTTTTATCCCTTTTTTGTTCTTGTAATGCTCCGATAGCTCCACAGATGGTACCAGTAAAACCATATAAATAATACCAATTCAATGTTCAGGTTATCATCAAAGACTATATTCCAAGTTAACAGGTTTGATAAAGTAATTTTCATGATATTTGCTATGATTTCACCGATGAATCCTGCTAATGCCCATGAATATAATCTAGAACTGTTATTAATAAAAATGATATAACAAAATTCTGAATTCAGATAACTTAACAAAATTAATTCAAATTAATAATGAAATGAACATGAAATATATTATTTTAACTATTTCAATTTATTCTGCTCTAGAATGCATTATACGGACACCTTTGTCTGCAGTGTAGGGTGGGCGCTGGTCACGAGGTCTTAAAATAGTTTTAAAACTGGTTAAGAAGTCTTTTTAATATTTTTATAAATTTTTAGAAATACAAACTGTTATATCTGATTGAGTTTGAAGAATATCATAAAAGTATGCTAAAATGATAAGAAGGTTTTAAAGTGGGATGTAGTGGTGCTTTAGGTGAGGAAAATAAAACCTCTATGAATGTTATATAGCGAAAAACCAAAATACAACTTAGAGGTTGGGCTGTTATGAATTCACAAGAAATTAAAATTATCGCAGGAAAACTTGGAGCAGATCTCTGTGGAATTACCCACGTAGATAGGTTTAAAAACGCACCACCTGGTTTTAATCCCACAGATATATATTCTAAGTGTAAATCAGTTATAGTTTTTGCAAAACGATTCCCTTCTGGATCTTTATCTGCCGAAAACTCCATTCCGTATACCCTTGTTCGTGATGTAATTATTCAGGAAGTTGATAGATTATGCATTGAATTTTTCCAGATTTTAGAAGATTTAGGAATCGAAGCCGTACCCATACCATCCAGTGATCCTTCAGAATATTGGGAAGCTGAAAATCAGTATGCTAGAGGTATCTTATCATTAAGACATGCTGGTTATTTAGCAGGATTGGGTCTTCTGGGAAAAAACACCCTTTTAATAAATGAAAAATATGGTAATATGATTCAGATGGGTGCAGTTTTAGTTGATATAGAGCTTGAAAGCGATCCTATAGCAGATTATAAAGTTTGCTCAGAAGGATGTAGATTGTGCTTAGATTCATGCCCTCAACAAGCATTAAACGGTGAAACTGTTAATCAAAAACTGTGCAGACCTCTATCAAACTTCATAACAGAGAGAGGATTTAATATAGTGAAATGTCACGTATGTAGGACTGTATGTCCCCATGTTTTGGGTAATTCTAAAAAATGATCTATTCTAGAATGCGTTTTGCGGACACCTTTGTTCGCAGTGTAGGGTGGGCCCTGGTCACGAGGTCTTGAAATAGTTTTTCAAGATTTTTTTTTTAATTGTTATTCATACATCTGATGAAAATAACTAATAAGAAGAATGAGGATTATTATTGTATTTTTTAAATTTTATTTTAATTTCTTTTTTGTTTTAATAATGCTCCAATAGCTCCACAAATGGCACCGATAAGCCCAAATATAATAATACTGATTAAAGTTCCGGTTATTGTGGGAAACATGTATTCTGAAATGCTATGGTTTGATAAGGTAATTATATTTAGGATATTGCCTATAATGAGTACTATGCTTCCACCAATGATTCCTGTTAATCCCCCATGAATTGCACCATTCTTGTAATTTTTGTCAACTGAGTAACCAACACATAGTGTTGCTATTATGATTCCAATTAAACCCAATAAAAAACCAAGAAATGCTGTTACCACAATTCCGAATATTAAAGTTTTCCAGTGTATCCCTTTCATTTTTATTGAATCCTCTTTTTTAACTTCGAGATTCTCTTTATATTCTAATTCTCCACCACATTCACACTGAAACTCTCCAAGATTATCCCTGGAACTTAACTGATATTCTTTTCCACATTCTTTGCATTTTGCAATTACCAAATTTAATCGCCCCTTATATTAATCTAAAGTTGTTGTTAATAAGATATATTACAAAAATTTGGAATTCAATTACTTTACAAATAATTCAAATTAATAATGAAATGAAGATGGAATTTGTATTATTTTAACTATTTCACTTTCTTCGGTTCTAGAATGCGTTATGCGGACACCTTTATCCGTAGTGTAGAGTGGGCCCGGATCATGAGTTTTAAATTGTTTTAAGGTTTAGTTAGCTCTATTATCTATAAATAGTTCTCCGTTCAATTTCATTTTCATCTTAAATAAGTAATCCCCATCTATTTTGGAATTTATTTTTGAATCAGTTAGGTTTATATATAACGTGGCACGATATAACGTAGTGTGGTATAACACTACATGATATAAAATGCTGGAATTGATATGGATACTAAAAAAATACAAAAAAAATATTTACCATTAACGGAAGCGGCTTATTATGTTTTAATTTCTCTAAATAAGCCAAGACATGGCTATGGTATCATGCAACATGTAAATGAGATCACCAGTGGTCGTATTAAGATAGGAGCAGGGACCATGTATGGAAATCTATCCCGGATGGAAAAGGAAGGGTTAATAAATTCAGTTGCCGAAGAGGAACGTAAAAAAATCTATGAAATCAGTGAAAAAGGTAAAATTATACTAGAATTAGAGCTTGTACGTCTAGAAGAACTTCTTAATCATGGTAAAAATGAAATGGGGAGTTTAAAATGAAAGAAGTTAAAACTGTATGGCGAATGTGGGGTGGATGGGAAATAGAAAAAATAGAAAATTGGATGGAAGAAATGGAAAAAAATGGGTGGTCACTTTTTAAATTCGATTTTACTATGATGAGGTTTCAATTTAAAAAAGAAGAAAGCAGAAAAACGAGGTACTGTTTTGATTATCAGAGTAATGTGGGTGAAGATTATTTCGAAATTTTCAAGGAAGATAATTGGGAATTAGTGGATGAAACAATCAGTCCATGGTATGTATGGCGTAAATCCTACGAAGATAAGAAACCCGGTATTTACACCGATACAAGATCGTTAATTGAAAGAAACAATCGACAAATCAGAAATATTGGTTTTGGGGTGATTATTAGCTTAATTTTATTATCTTCTGTGTTAATAACCGGTTTTGATAACACAAAACTAATTTCGGCAATTTTAATAGTTATTCTTGTCTTTTTTGGATATTTAATATCTCAACTTTATCAATATAATAAAAAACTCAAAAATAATGCAATTAAATGTTAAATCACGGGATTAATGGAAAAATATCGGCTAAAAAAGTAATTATGGTGATAATAATGAATTCAAACAAAATGAGGGCAGCGGTATACACAAAATATGGGCCACCTGATGTTCTTGAATTAAAAGAAGTTCAAAAACCAACTCCTAAAGATGATGAAATTTTAATAAAAATTCAAGCGGCATCTACTAATGTGGCTGATTGGCGCCTTATGAGGGCATCTCCCTTTTTGGTTCGCTTCATGGGGGGAGGAATTTTAAGACCTAAACACGAAATACTTGGAACTGACGTTGCGGGGACAGTTGAATCAGTTGGTGGAAACGTAAAGCATTTTCAGCCAGGTGATGAAGTTATCGCCAACCTATCTGAGAGTGGACGGGGTGGTTTTGCAGAGTATACTTGTGCTCTTGAAGGAGATGTTGTTTTAAAACCTGCCAATATTACCTTTGAAGATGCATCTGCTGTAACCATAGCTGCAATTACTGCCTTACAGGGTCTTCGAGATTATGGGAAGATTCAAAAAGGGCAAAAGGTTTT
Proteins encoded in this window:
- a CDS encoding ATP-binding cassette domain-containing protein; protein product: MSDHENKNEYAIQTFGLTKSFGNRKAVDKINLVVKKGDIFSLLGPNGAGKTTTIKMLTGVLKPTVGTAKIMDYDITRDLSEVKGIIDISPQETAIAGHLTAWENLILMGGINGLKKEDTEKRAKKLIKLMGLTERANEQVQKFSGGMQRRLSIAMALISDPPVLFLDEPTLGLDPQARRVIWEQIEQLKGKKTIILTTHYLEEADALADRVAIISQGNIIAEGTPQELKKNIYGLQTMIIKGQNLSSLDIDGLKEVYPHITKIDGGIKIEAQELIFDEIVDYLRSRGVKINWLSMKEPSLDDVFLTLTGEEVN
- a CDS encoding MBL fold metallo-hydrolase, whose protein sequence is MKLGNYQYEKTSQLSWVEVFQNPCPISVHTFQTGSVIINLKGTLNPDHPRARDVEEQEMEVPILAHWVHHQEKGDFLLDVGLDSSYFNDPCGGLEGTAVDEYLQEENEDIAYHLEKRGINLEIVFLSHLHSDHAAGVRELPKNIPYVTGKGEYNEYQPEVHGDFLEGLDELFEIDYSKAQNMPFLGPSVDLLGDGSLWAIHTPGHTPGHSSFLVNGMEGPILMAMDAAFIRENLKLGVAPSDYTWNKEVAQETLEKILTFLRLYPQVRVGAGHEI
- a CDS encoding ACT domain-containing protein, with translation MKIEQLSIFLENKKGRMRNALDVLADAGFNIRALSIADTSDFGILRLIVPEPYKAKEILEENNFVVKMGYVIAVQMSDQPGGLGTILGILDDSNINLDYLYAFVDEKEERAIVLLHPEDIDAGIEVLKKGGAIVIPPEDVYNW
- a CDS encoding sodium:solute symporter family protein, translated to MDLMILSIVVLIFLLINGYVGYVAWRRTKSADDYLVAGRETHPFIMALSYGATFISTAAIVGFGGVAANYGMGILWLVFLNIIVGIFIAFVFFGKRTRKMGHNLGALTFPEFLSRRFDSRFIQYFSGAVIFIGMPLYASVVLVGMARFVETTLGVDYNIALVVMAVIVAVYVIFGGIKGVMYTDALQGSIMFFGMIFLLIAIYWILGGVTDANQALTNLVNVVPQKATAAATATGFTGWTSMPSLGSPFWWTLVSSLILGVGIGVLSQPQLVVRFMTVKSNKELNRGVLIGGVFIFVMTFGAYVVGALSNVYFFQTTGQTAVQAAGGNLDKVIPAFIAAAMPLWFAYLFMVALLSAAMSTLSAQFHVQGTALGRDIYETLVRKTGGSSVRMARIGIVIAVVIAVILGFILPASIVALGTALWFGITAAAFLAIYVAALYWRRATKEGAIAGLVCGAVTSLIWLLFGFKKTAEPLGMSNALMGQSTIITSLPWPTVDPMIVALPVAIIVTIVVSLLTKPPEKEFLDKCFEGVDQSRGK
- a CDS encoding indolepyruvate oxidoreductase subunit beta produces the protein MNPYNIYISGVGGQGIIKTSVIMGEASMKSDLSVVVGEIHGMSQRGGVVSTQMKIGDSRSPIIEEGKADLLLAFEPLEALRAVKMINKESYVVTNTSSIYPFNIRQSEHPYPELSTLLDELGSHANKVIALDADGIAKEAGHILSLNMVMLGAAAAVPGFPVDKQIIIESMKNNLPEKSIPINLKAFEEGFRVCSSNI
- a CDS encoding phenylacetate--CoA ligase, encoding MIWNEKVECISRDEMKKLQLKQLKDVAKRAYENVPYYKKRFDEAGIKPEDIETLEDIQKLPLTTKDDLRAAYPFGMFAVPRREIVEVHTSSGTTGKPTVSGYTREDLDTWSEIMARGLTMFGVDDDDLIQNTHGYGLFTGGFGVHYGAQKIGATVIPISTGQTRRQIEIMKDFGTTVLIVTPSYGLYLAEVAEEEGLKSEDMKLKSIGFGAEMWTEEMRQEIQKRFNAPAYNIYGLTEIMGPGIALECPQQDGLHVMEDHFYPEIIDSETQEVLEEGEKGELVLTNLTRQGMPIIRFRTKDVTSLRRETCSCGRTMIKMDRITGRTDDMLKIRGVAVFPSQIEKALLKMDGIEPHYQIIVTRPQHLDEMEVQVETSPELFSDEVKELVGIKKKIENFIHNEIGLRVTVTLVEPRTLPRSEGKAVRVIDKRGLNK
- a CDS encoding PsbP-related protein, whose amino-acid sequence is MSEDGPPRLRKPGNNTKKKDSTSKLGKASADIKEKIGSLKLKNGENSFSSKVNSLKSQKNSDDKQGNDGPTRLRVPRTESEEKLNSNNLKKTIPKILRKRSILSIIGIIILIILVVTTAMWFMGDHKAITNQSSNNTTQTLKNHFDNGNISFDYPEGWNITNVTNQSSMVVTVTHDENNSFSVFKEDLGTQNFTYRVSEWRSNILKNGMIYYEGDLTIDNITAYELEANYKPKDKVFTTRGIAFQKNNTAYFVIFVFDQALLDYKNEMDKVINSFHVNG